The Anolis carolinensis isolate JA03-04 chromosome 2, rAnoCar3.1.pri, whole genome shotgun sequence genome has a window encoding:
- the LOC100551630 gene encoding cocaine esterase, with protein MVSAWVLLGLSLVCWGPVPSGASVEEERSAHPTVSTRLGRLQGTLLSVEDAPVPVKAFLGVPFAKPPLGSLRFAPPEPPEPWSHVREAASQPPMCLQDVSWMEGIGQALNVTLPKLPISEDCLYLNVFTPDTEAKLPVLVWIHGGALIMGCAYFYNAPGLSALENVVVVVLQYRLGIPGFFSTGSKEAPGNWGLLDQVAALRWVQENIEAFGGDPTLVTIMGESAGGFSVGVQTLSPLSRGLFHRAISESGVALVPSLFEKSPGDMVQTVANVSGCENSSPSALVRCLRSKTEEELAALNIQLCQVLGVIPAVVDGEFLPKAPGELLAAKEFSDVPYLIGINNHEYGWILPQSGTFRSIMEGMDRQVVTAAFQQSAPILKIPVEATQRALEEYVGETEDPQELRAQFQDFMGDVIFGLPSVRAARAHRDSGAPVYFYEFQHRPSIFRDIRPEYVKADHGDEVPFVLGAPFSSSKDFPLGEYTEEEKRLSKTVMRYWANFARSGNPNGQGLVEWPRYDQRESYLELGLEQRGAQKLKQSKVHFWLETLPEQMRGERRTEEEKRTHQEL; from the exons aTGGTGTCTGCGTGGGTGCTGCTGGGCTTGTCCCTCGTGTGCTGGGGCCCGGTCCCCTCGGGGGCCTCCGTCGAGGAAGAGA GAAGCGCCCACCCGACCGTCTCCACCCGCCTGGGGCGCCTGCAGGGGACACTGCTGAGCGTGGAGGATGCCCCCGTCCCCGTCAAGGCCTTCCTGGGGGTCCCTTTCGCCAAGCCCCCCCTGGGCTCCCTCCGCTTCGCCCCGCCTGAGCCACCCGAGCCTTGGTCCCACGTGAGGGAGGCTGCCTCCCAGCCCCCCAT GTGCCTCCAGGACGTGAGCTGGATGGAGGGGATAGGCCAAGCGCTGAACGTGACCTTGCCCAAGTTGCCCATCTCTGAGGACTGCCTCTACCTCAACGTCTTCACGCCGGACACAGAGGCCAAATTGCCG GTGCTGGTCTGGATCCATGGCGGGGCCCTGATTATGGGGTGTGCCTACTTTTACAATGCACCCGGCCTCTCTGCCCTCGAGaacgtggtggtggtggtcctTCAATACCGGTTGGGGATCCCAGGCTTCTTCAG CACAGGGTCTAAGGAGGCGCCTGGCAACTGGGGCTTGCTGGACCAGGTGGCAGCCCTCAGGTGGGTCCAGGAGAACATCGAGGCCTTCGGAGGAGACCCCACTTTGGTGACCATCATGGGAGAGTCGGCCGGAGGGTTCAGCGTGGGGGTCCAG ACTTTGTCCCCATTGTCCAGGGGCCTCTTTCACAGAGCCATCTCAGAGAGTGGAGTCGCTCTCGTGCCCAGCCTCTTTGAGAAGAGCCCTGGAGACATGGTCCAG ACGGTTGCCAATGTCTCTGGCTGTGAGAACAGCAGTCCATCTGCCCTGGTGCGTTGCTTGAGGAGCAAAACGGAGGAGGAACTGGCCGCACTGAACATCCAGCTGTGCCAG GTCCTTGGAGTGATCCCTGCTGTGGTGGATGGGGAGTTTCTTCCAAAGGCACCAGGGGAGCTGCTGGCTGCGAAAGAGTTCAGCGATGTACCATACCTGATCGGCATCAATAACCACGAGTACGGGTGGATTCTCCCTCAG TCAGGTACCTTCCGATCCATCATGGAGGGCATGGACCGGCAGGTGGTGACAGCTGCCTTCCAGCAGTCGGCCCCCATCCTG AAAATCCCGGTGGAGGCCACACAGAGGGCCCTGGAGGAGTATGTGGGGGAGACGGAAGACCCCCAGGAACTACGGGCTCAGTTTCAGGATTTCATGGGGGACGTCATCTTTGGCCTTCCTTCTGTTCGAGCAGCTAGAGCTCATAGAG ACTCTGGTGCCCCCGTCTACTTTTACGAATTCCAGCATCGcccttccatcttcagagacatAAGGCCGGAGTATGTCAAGGCTGACCACGGAGATGAAGTCCCCTTTGTTTTGGGAGCGCCGTTCTCAAGCAGCAAGGATTTCCCGCTTG GGGAATACACGGAGGAGGAGAAGCGGCTCAGCAAGACGGTGATGAGATACTGGGCGAACTTTGCCCGCAGCGG GAACCCAAACGGCCAAGGGCTGGTGGAGTGGCCCCGGTACGACCAGAGGGAGAGCTACCTGGAACTGGGCTTGGAGCAAAGAGGAGCCCAGAAGCTGAAGCAGAGCAAAGTCCACTTCTGGCTGGAGACCCTGCCTGAGCagatgaggggggaaaggaggacggaggaggagaagaggacaCACCAAGAGCTGtag
- the naaladl1 gene encoding aminopeptidase NAALADL1, which yields MNWKYILGSILAAAGMLTIGILLGHFAIPKESQTSGLDHTVSKDLDPALLEDFMNQVDAARIRENLRVLSEKPHMATTKGDEDLVQLLLNHWRDPKSGLDNATEVQYDVFLSFPDPDKPNSVAVVLENGATRFVSRETEADLTPDQADKDVVKPYAAYGPPGNPKGKLVYANQGKPSDYEFLVQQRIDLNGTIAITRYGGAGRADKAINGAKYGVVGVAVYTDPADINDNKASAEETYPYSWYLPPSGVERGSYTTFFGDPLTPYFPAKGFTYRIPEDQITGIPPIPVQPIGFEDAETLICNLDGPRAPDNWQGALGCSYSLGPGFRQDGAFPNTSDVQVNVYNQGTIKASSNVMGLIRGSVEPDRYVIYGNHRDSWVHGAIDPSSGTAVMMEITRVLGTMVKEGELGTDGGLLGF from the exons ATGAATTGGAAATATATTTTAGGCTCCATCCTTGCTGCCGCTGGGATGCTGACCATTGGGATCTTACTGGGACATTTTGCCATCCCAAAAGAATCCCAGACTTCTGGTTTGGACCATACCGTTTCCAAAGATCTGGATCCAGCCCTGCTTGAAGACTTCATGAACCAGGTGGACGCTGCCAGGATCCGAGAGAACCTCAG GGTCCTCTCTGAGAAGCCCCACATGGCAACAACGAAGGGGGACGAGGATCTGGTTCAGCTGCTGCTGAATCACTGGCGGGACCCGAAATCTGGCCTGGACAACGCCACGGAGGTCCAGTATGATGTGTTCCTCTCATTTCCGGACCCAGATAAGCCAAACAGTGTGGCTGTAG TTTTGGAGAATGGCGCCACAAGGTTCGTCTCCCGAGAAACAGAAGCGGATCTGACTCCGGATCAAGCGGACAAAGACGTGGTGAAGCCTTATGCCGCTTACGGCCCTCCTGGGAACCCCAAG GGGAAACTAGTCTATGCCAACCAAGGCAAGCCAAGTGACTATGAGTTCCTGGTCCAACAGCGGATCGATCTGAATGGCACCATAGCCATCACCCGCTATGGAGGGGCCGGACGAGCTGACAAA GCTATCAATGGGGCCAAATACGGTGTCGTCGGCGTAGCGGTTTACACAGATCCGGCAGATATCAATGACAACAAGGCTTCGGCGGAAGAGACTTATCCCTATTCATGGTACCTTCCCCCTTCGGGAGTGGAAAGGGGCTCCTACACCACCTTTTTTGGGGATCCCTTGACCCCATATTTCCCAGCCAAAG GTTTCACCTACAGGATCCCAGAAGACCAGATCACAGGGATCCCACCAATCCCCGTCCAACCCATTGGCTTTGAGGACGCAGAGACACTCATTTG TAATCTTGATGGCCCAAGAGCGCCTGATAATTGGCAAGGAGCGTTGGGTTGTAGCTACTCTCTTGGACCCGGTTTCCGTCAAGATGGGGCATTCCCCAACACAAG tGATGTCCAGGTGAATGTTTATAACCAGGGAACGATCAAAGCATCTTCAAATGTAATGGGGCTGATCCGGGGAAGTGTTGAGCCAG aCCGCTATGTCATCTATGGAAACCACAGGGACAGTTGGGTTCATGGCGCTATCGATCCCAGCAGCGGGACAGCGGTCATGATGGAAATCACTCGGGTCTTGGGAACGATGGTCAAGGAAGGTGAGCTGGGAACAGATGGTGGGCTGCtggggttttag